The proteins below come from a single Corylus avellana chromosome ca3, CavTom2PMs-1.0 genomic window:
- the LOC132175943 gene encoding uncharacterized protein LOC132175943 codes for MEGSSSSQPSDSTHPTASGASKFLADLPSRGLFSSTVLSSNPGGMRIYICDHDTSPPDGQQIKTNQQNILIRSLMLKKQKGDSSSKDVKGVAASESSRKRVAERAADGRASAKRATIQNSSRQEGSNSQASNRDFHTFTVDRLRALLKARNLSPKGKKDELIARLKGATG; via the exons ATGGAGGGCTCCTCGTCCTCTCAGCCGTCCGATTCGACTCATCCAACGGCTTCTGGCGCTTCCAAGTTCCTCGCCGACCTTCCCTCCCGGGGCCTCTTCTCCTCCACCGTCCTCTCCTCAAACCCG GGCGGGATGCGAATTTATATTTGTGACCATGACACATCACCTCCAG ATGGCCAACAGATAAAAACGAACCAACAGAACATATTGATTAGATCACTCATGCTTAAGAAACAGAAGGGCGATTCTAGTTCGAAGGATGTGAAGGGTGTAGCTGCAAGTGAGAGTTCTAGAAAGAG GGTTGCTGAAAGAGCTGCAGATGGCAGGGCTTCAGCTAAGAGAGCCACTATTCAAAATAGTTCTCGACAAG AAGGATCGAACAGTCAAGCATCTAATAGGGACTTCCACACCTTTACTGTGGATAGGCTTCGTGCCCTTTTGAAGGCAAGAAATCTTTCCCCTAAAGGAAAAAAG GATGAGCTGATTGCACGCTTGAAAGGAGCAACTGGATAA
- the LOC132175872 gene encoding cytochrome P450 94B3-like, translating into MFILVHSFLPKKSITLTHSTMFIFLLAFISLGLFLLSFILQIHQDRWMIKSSTTHHGPTSYPILGCLISFYKNRQRLLDWYTDILSKSPTQTIVVRRLGARRTVVTANPANVEYLLKTNFKNFPKGKPFTEILGDLLGFGIFNVDGELWSTQRKLASHEFSTKSLREFVVKALEDEVNQRLVPLLEEAAENGKMLDLQEMFRRFAFDTICKVSLGTDPCCLDLSRPAPTLVKAFDRASEISAMRSMAPVFLVWKTKRLLNIGSEKKLKEALNVVHGSVADIIRDKKRMLEEDQENKCADGDLLSRLLLAGHDEEVVRDMVISFIMAGRDTTSSAMTWLFWLLSKYPTQKELILNELSSILNDGEKEKPLDFEALKEMKFLKACLCESMRLYPPVAWDSKHALVADTLPDGTPVGKGDRVTYFPYGMGRMEELWGTDRFEFKPDRWYDQPGGELKHVSPYKFPVFQAGPRVCLGKEMAFIQMKYVVATLLRRFEFRPVCEKRPAFVPLLTGHMAGGFNVRVRKISSGH; encoded by the exons ATGTTCATTTTGGTCCACAGTTTCTTGCCGAAAAAGTCCATCACTCTGACACACTCAACCATGTTCATCTTCCTTCTAGCTTTCATCTCTCTAGggcttttccttctctctttcatCCTTCAGATTCATCAGGATCGTTGGATGATCAAATCGTCCACCACTCATCATGGCCCTACTTCGTACCCGATTCTTGGCTGTCTGATTTCTTTCTACAAAAATCGCCAGCGCCTTTTGGACTGGTACACAGACATCTTATCCAAGTCACCCACGCAGACCATCGTGGTGCGCCGGCTCGGTGCTCGCCGGACTGTCGTCACCGCAAACCCTGCTAATGTGGAGTACCTGCTCAAGACCAACTTCAAGAACTTCCCCAAGGGCAAGCCATTCACCGAAATCCTCGGGGATCTTCTCGGCTTTGGGATATTCAACGTCGACGGTGAGTTATGGTCCACTCAGCGTAAATTGGCCAGTCATGAATTTAGCACCAAATCCTTGAGAGAGTTCGTTGTCAAAGCACTCGAAGACGAAGTCAATCAACGACTG GTACCATTGCTTGAAGAGGCTGCTGAGAATGGGAAAATGTTGGACTTGCAGGAGATGTTTAGGAGATTTGCGTTTGACACCATCTGTAAGGTGTCGTTGGGGACAGACCCGTGTTGCCTAGACCTGTCGCGCCCGGCGCCGACGCTTGTGAAAGCCTTTGACAGAGCGTCCGAGATAAGCGCCATGCGTTCAATGGCACCGGTGTTCTTGGTGTGGAAGACGAAGCGCTTGTTGAACATAGGCTCGGAAAAGAAGCTCAAAGAGGCGCTCAACGTCGTGCATGGCTCTGTGGCCGACATCATACGAGACAAGAAGCGAATGCTCGAAGAAGATCAAGAAAACAAATGTGCAGACGGCGACTTGTTGTCGAGGTTGTTGCTGGCGGGGCACGACGAGGAGGTGGTGAGAGATATGGTTATAAGCTTCATCATGGCCGGACGAGACACCACGTCATCGGCCATGACGTGGCTGTTTTGGTTGCTTTCTAAGTACCCAACACAAAAGGAACTCATTCTAAACGAACTCAGCTCGATACTCAACGATGGCGAAAAGGAAAAGCCGTTGGATTTTGAAGCTCTCAAGGAGATGAAGTTTCTAAAGGCTTGCTTGTGCGAATCCATGCGGCTCTACCCGCCCGTTGCGTGGGACTCCAAGCACGCTCTCGTCGCCGACACTTTGCCGGACGGGACTCCGGTTGGGAAGGGAGACAGAGTCACGTATTTTCCTTATGGGATGGGGAGGATGGAGGAGCTCTGGGGAACGGACCGGTTCGAGTTTAAACCGGACCGGTGGTACGATCAACCGGGTGGAGAGTTGAAACATGTGAGTCCGTACAAGTTCCCGGTTTTCCAGGCCGGTCCGAGGGTGTGCCTTGGGAAGGAGATGGCTTTTATACAGATGAAGTATGTGGTGGCTACGCTTCTGAGGCGGTTCGAGTTCAGGCCGGTTTGTGAGAAGCGGCCGGCTTTTGTTCCTTTGTTGACTGGTCATATGGCCGGTGGGTTCAATGTCAGGGTACGTAAGATCAGTAGTGGCCATTAA
- the LOC132176278 gene encoding SWI/SNF complex component SNF12 homolog: MNNNNPKKNVGAPVPFGNSGAVPQSMPVNHQPPHLLSQSQAQSQGGSHFPGHFQLSEPQTQALAYAQAHAQAQAQAAHAQFQAQLQAQAQLHTGNTSNSGVPTPSVSTPGTGSAKRTAQKPPSRPPGSSNANAGSPYKTMELTPAARRKKRKLPEKQIPDKVAALLPESALYTQMLELEARVDAALARKKIDIQESLKSPSRVQKTLRIYAFNTFSNQTQTSPEKKNEEPPSWSLKIIGRILEDGKDPVLAGMTQKTSSSYPKFSSFFKKITIYLDQNLYPDNHVILWESARSPVLHEGFEVKKKGDKEFTAIIRLEMNYVPEKFKLSTALTEVLGVEVETRPRIIAAIWHYVKARKLQNPNDPSFFVCDPPLQKVFGEEKMKFAMVMQKISQHLTPPLPIHLEHKIKLSGNCPAGSTCYDVLVDVPFQLEKEMSAFLSNIERHKEIDACDELICASIKKIHEHRRRRAFFLGFSLSPAEFINALIASQSKELKLAAGDASHNSEKERRSDFYNQPWVEDAVIRYLNRKSAGSDAPGST, from the exons atgaataataataacCCCAAGAAGAATGTTGGGGCGCCAGTCCCTTTTGGCAACTCTGGGGCAGTTCCACAATCTATGCCCGTGAACCACCAACCCCCCCATCTGCTCTCTCAGTCACAAGCTCAGAGCCAAGGGGGGTCTCACTTTCCGGGCCACTTTCAGCTGTCTGAGCCTCAGACTCAGGCACTTGCGTATGCGCAGGCTCATGCTCAAGCCCAAGCTCAGGCTGCCCATGCCCAATTCCAAGCTCAGTTACAAGCTCAAGCCCAGTTGCATACGGGAAATACTAGTAATTCAGGCGTACCAACGCCTTCTGTTTCGACGCCTGGTACTGGGAGTGCGAAGAGGACAGCTCAAAAGCCACCTTCTCGGCCTCCGGGTTCATCCAATGCCAACGCAGGTTCACCGTATAAGACCATGGAGCTGACCCCAGCTGCCCGTAGAAAGAAGCGGAAGTTACCGGAGAAGCAAATACCGGACAAAGTGGCTGCACTTCTGCCAGAGTCTGCTCTTTATACTCAAATGCTTGAATTGGAGGCTCGGGTTGATGCTGCTTTGGCAAGAAAGAAGATTGACATTCAGGAGTCCCTTAAAAGCCCTTCCCGTGTTCAGAAAACACTCCGGATTTATGCTTTCAACACCTTCTCAAATCAGACACAAACAAGTCCtgagaagaagaatgaagagCCTCCTTCTTGGTCACTTAAGATAATTGGGAGGATATTGGAAGATGGAAAGGATCCTGTGCTTGCTGGAATGACGCAGAAAACGAGCTCTTCATACCCAAAGTTTTCATcctttttcaagaaaattaccATATACTTGGACCAAAACCTCTATCCAGATAACCATGTTATTCTGTGGGAGAGTGCTCGGTCGCCTGTTCTTCATGAGGGATTTGAGGTGAAGAAAAAAGGGGATAAGGAATTCACTGCAATAATAAGACTGGAAATGAACTATGTTCCTGAGAAATTTAAACTTTCAACGGCTCTGACTGAAGTTCTTGGAGTTGAGGTGGAGACACGCCCGAGAATTATTGCTGCTATTTGGCACTATGTGAAGGCCAGGAAGTTGCAGAACCCTAATGATCCTTCCTTCTTTGTATGTGATCCACCTCTTCAGAAAGTGTTTGGGGAAGAGAAGATGAAATTTGCTATGGTTATGCAGAAGATATCGCAGCATTTGACGCCCCCACTGCCTATACATTTAGAGCATAAAATCAAGCTTTCAGGAAATTGTCCTGCTGGTAGTACTTGTTATGATGTACTGGTTGATGTGCCTTTTCAATTAGAGAAGGAAATGTCTGCCTTCTTGTCAAACATCGAAAGGCACAAAGAGATTGATGCTTGTGATGAATTGATTTGTGCTTCTATAAAGAAGATTCATGAGCATCGTCGGAGGCGGGCTTTCTTTCTTGGGTTTAGTCTGTCTCCAGCAGAATTTATTAATGCTTTGATTGCTTCTCAGAGCAAGGAGCTAAAGCTTGCTGCTGGGGATGCTAGCCATAATTCAGAAAAAGAGCGCCGTTCTGATTTCTATAATCAACCATG GGTTGAAGATGCTGTTATTCGTTACCTGAACCGCAAGTCTGCTGGAAGTGATGCTCCTGGTAGCACTTGA
- the LOC132176280 gene encoding large ribosomal subunit protein uL22y-like, with translation MVKYSREPDNPTKSCKARGSDLRVHFKNTRETAFAIRKLPLIKAKRYLEDVLAHKQAIPFRRFCRGVGRTAQAKNRHSNGQGRWPAKSAKFILDLLKNAESNAEVKGLDVDSLHISHIQVNQAQKQRRRTYRAHGRINPYMSSPCHIELTLSEKEEPVKKEPETQLAPKKSKTQTLRSGASS, from the exons ATG GTGAAGTATTCGAGGGAGCCAGACAACCCCACCAAGT CCTGCAAAGCAAGAGGATCCGATCTCCGAGTTCATTTTAAG AACACAAGGGAGACAGCCTTTGCAATTCGAAAGTTGCCTCTGATCAAGGCCAAAAGGTATTTGGAGGATGTTTTGGCCCACAAGCAAGCCATTCCATTCCGGCGCTTTTGTCGTGGAGTTGGGCGAACGGCACAAGCTAAGAACCGCCATTCCAATGGACAAGGACGCTGGCCTGCGAAGTCTGCAAAGTTTATTCTGGATTTGCTGAAGAATGCTGAGAGTAATGCTGAG GTGAAAGGGTTGGATGTGGATTCACTTCACATATCTCACATCCAGGTAAATCAAGCCCAGAAGCAAAGGCGTCGCACATACCGTGCACATGGAAGAATTAACC CGTACATGTCATCTCCATGCCACATTGAATTGACTTTGTCAGAAAAGGAAGAACCTGTCAAAAAAGAG CCTGAGACTCAGTTGGCTCCTAAGAAATCAAAGACTCAAACCCTACGTAGTGGTGCTTCTTCTTGA